In Apium graveolens cultivar Ventura chromosome 10, ASM990537v1, whole genome shotgun sequence, the following are encoded in one genomic region:
- the LOC141693542 gene encoding protein SOSEKI 3, with product MEERMKKYRQVSPERAKVWTEKSPKYHQHQPHKKVSVVYYLSRNRQLEHPHFIEVSLSSPHGLYLRDVIDRLNVLRGRGMASMYSWSCKRSYRTGFVWHDLCEDDLILPAHGNEYVLKGSELFDEPNSVHFSPAGNIRSHNLKQLPDPAYSRSQDDSPSSESLTERETKQSRDDELSPPVQRSSSSAVSPDSRVGKNSPSNISLSLTEYKIYKSEGLANASTQTEDNMSRPRETCTRGVSTEDVSVVHEHNDEIQVEHVKETSEVCRDPVSPQTCSSSASSSGGKTDTLESLIRADASKFNSFRTLREDEMETPPHMKLKASNMLLQLISCGSISVKDHNFGLIPNYRPGLSVKKFPSPLFSTSVMFGDLDCLSENPRLMSQRMEDKEYFSGSLVETSMPKEGLPALKRSSSYNDRTCDLSKDSVADKEESTSSKCIPRAIKVSLGKQPRSESMRSPVSEGPRVSSSDRVQSARITSPCVSNAGSRRITDPGTKQSKKADSFRSENDSVIKIEESLLQELGL from the exons ATGGAAGAAAGAATGAAAAAGTATAGGCAAGTGAGCCCAGAAAGAGCTAAAGTTTGGACTGAGAAATCACCCAAGTATCATCAACATCAGCCTCAtaagaaagtttctgttgtttaTTATTTGTCAAGAAATAGGCAGCTTGAGCATCCTCATTTTATTGAAGTTTCTCTCTCTTCCCCTCATGGCCTTTATCTTAGAG atgtgattgACAGGCTTAATGTATTAAGAGGAAGAGGAATGGCCTCAATGTACTCATGGTCTTGCAAGAG AAGCTATAGGACTGGATTTGTGTGGCATGATCTTTGTGAGGATGACCTTATTCTTCCGGCTCATGGCAATGAATATGTTCTTAAAGGTTCTGAACTCTTCGATGAACCTAACTCTG TTCATTTCAGTCCTGCTGGAAATATAAGATCACATAATCTGAAACAATTACCAGATCCTGCATATTCCAGAAGCCAAGATGATTCGCCTTCATCTGAAAGCTTAACTGAGAGAGAAACTAAACAGTCTCGAGATGATGAGCTCTCTCCTCCAGTTCAACGTTCGAGTTCATCTGCCGTGTCTCCAGATTCAAGAGTTGGGAAAAATTCACCTTCTAATATTTCCTTAAGTTTGACCGAGTATAAGATATACAAGAGTGAGGGCTTAGCTAATGCGTCAACTCAGACGGAAGATAATATGAGTAGACCTCGTGAAACTTGTACAAGAGGTGTTTCAACTGAAGATGTATCTGTAGTACATGAGCACAATGATGAAATTCAGGTTGAACATGTAAAAGAGACTTCTGAGGTCTGCAGAGATCCTGTTTCACCACAAACATGCTCATCCAGTGCTTCATCATCTGGTGGTAAGACAGATACTTTGGAATCTTTAATTAGAGCTGATGCTAGTAAATTTAATAGCTTTAGGACGCTAAGAGAAGATGAAATGGAGACGCCACCCCACATGAAGCTCAAGGCTTCCAATATGCTGTTGCAACTGATCTCCTGTGGATCAATCTCAGTTAAAGATCATAACTTTGGTCTCATTCCTAACTATCGACCAGGGTTGTCAGTTAAGAAATTTCCATCACCCTTGTTCTCAACATCAGTAATGTTCGGTGATCTTGACTGCTTGTCAGAGAATCCAAGGCTTATGAGTCAGAGGATGGAGGATAAGGAATACTTTAGTGGGAGCTTGGTAGAGACAAGTATGCCAAAGGAAGGACTACCTGCATTAAAAAGATCCTCCTCCTATAACGACAG AACTTGTGATCTCTCAAAAGATTCAGTTGCGGATAAAGAAGAGTCAACAAGCTCAAAGTGTATACCACGAGCCATCAAAGTTTCACTTGGTAAACAACCAAGAAGTGAATCGATGAGATCTCCTGTTTCAGAAGGACCCAGAGTATCATCATCCGATAGAGTGCAGAGTGCAAGAATCACATCTCCTTGTGTATCCAATGCCGGAAGTAGAAGAATAACAGATCCTGGCACGAAGCAATCGAAAAAAGCCGACTCCTTTAGAAGTGAGAATGACAGTGTTATCAAAATCGAAGAAA GCTTGCTTCAGGAGCTCGGGTTATAA